In Bacteroides coprosuis DSM 18011, the following are encoded in one genomic region:
- a CDS encoding ATP-binding cassette protein, ChvD family (COGs: COG0488 ATPase components of ABC transporter with duplicated ATPase domains~InterPro IPR003593:IPR003439:IPR022374~KEGG: bfs:BF2043 putative ABC transporter ATP-binding protein~PFAM: ABC transporter-like~SMART: ATPase, AAA+ type, core~SPTR: ABC transporter ATP-binding protein;~TIGRFAM: ABC transporter ATP-binding protein, ChvD~IMG reference gene:2504106820~PFAM: ABC transporter~TIGRFAM: ATP-binding cassette protein, ChvD family), which yields MADDKKVIFSMVGVSKAFQPNKYVLKDIYLSFFYGAKIGIIGLNGSGKSTLLKIIAGVEKSYEGEVVISPGYSVGYLEQEPFLDDSKTVKEVVMEGVQETVDALNEYEDINQKFGLPEYYEDAEKMDKLFTRQAALQDIIDATDAWNLDSKLERAMDALRCPPENQSVKNLSGGERRRVALCRLLLKKPDILLLDEPTNHLDAESIDWLEQHLQQYEGTVIAVTHDRYFLDHVAGWILELDRGEGIPWKGNYSSWLEQKTKRLEMEEKTESKRRRTLQRELDWVRMAPKARQAKGKARLNAYDQLLNEDVKEKEAKLEIFIPNGPRLGKKVIEAEGVAKAYGEKLLFDNLNFNLPPNGIVGIIGPNGAGKTTLFRLIMGLETPDAGTFDVGETVKLAYVDQQHKDIDPSKTVYQVVSQGNETLRLGGRDVNARAYLSRFNFSGSDQEKLCGALSGGERNRLHLAMALKEEGNVLLLDEPTNDIDVNTLRALEDGLNDFAGCAVVISHDRWFLDRICTHILAFEGDSNVFYFEGSYSEYEENKIKRLGDVGPQRIRYRKLIND from the coding sequence ATGGCTGACGATAAAAAAGTAATTTTTTCTATGGTTGGAGTGAGTAAAGCATTCCAACCCAATAAGTATGTCTTAAAAGACATTTATTTATCTTTCTTTTATGGAGCTAAAATCGGTATCATTGGTTTAAATGGTTCTGGTAAATCAACACTCCTTAAAATAATTGCCGGCGTAGAAAAATCATATGAGGGAGAGGTGGTGATCTCTCCAGGATACTCTGTAGGTTATTTGGAACAAGAACCATTTTTAGACGACTCTAAAACAGTAAAAGAAGTCGTGATGGAAGGCGTTCAAGAAACAGTTGATGCATTGAATGAGTATGAAGATATTAATCAAAAGTTTGGTTTGCCTGAATATTATGAGGATGCCGAAAAAATGGATAAGCTCTTCACTCGTCAAGCTGCACTACAAGATATAATCGACGCAACGGATGCGTGGAATTTAGATAGTAAATTAGAACGTGCAATGGACGCACTTCGTTGTCCACCCGAAAACCAATCGGTTAAAAACTTATCAGGAGGTGAACGTCGTCGTGTAGCATTGTGTCGCTTATTACTAAAGAAACCCGATATTCTATTGCTTGATGAGCCTACCAACCATTTAGATGCAGAATCTATTGATTGGCTAGAACAGCATCTACAACAATACGAAGGTACGGTTATCGCTGTAACCCACGACCGTTATTTCTTAGATCATGTAGCCGGTTGGATTTTGGAACTAGACCGTGGTGAAGGTATTCCTTGGAAAGGAAATTACTCAAGCTGGCTAGAGCAAAAGACCAAACGTCTTGAAATGGAAGAAAAAACAGAAAGTAAGCGTCGTCGTACACTTCAAAGAGAGTTGGACTGGGTACGTATGGCTCCTAAGGCTCGTCAGGCAAAGGGTAAAGCTCGTTTGAATGCTTATGACCAGTTGCTCAATGAAGATGTGAAAGAAAAAGAAGCAAAACTGGAAATCTTTATACCTAATGGTCCTCGTTTAGGCAAGAAAGTTATCGAAGCTGAGGGTGTAGCCAAAGCTTATGGAGAAAAACTGTTGTTCGATAATTTGAATTTTAACTTACCTCCCAATGGTATTGTGGGAATTATTGGTCCGAATGGTGCTGGTAAAACAACTTTATTCAGACTAATTATGGGGTTAGAAACTCCAGATGCAGGTACTTTTGATGTAGGTGAAACAGTGAAATTAGCCTATGTCGATCAGCAACACAAAGATATAGACCCTAGCAAGACAGTTTACCAAGTTGTTTCACAAGGAAATGAAACTCTTCGATTGGGGGGTAGAGATGTAAATGCTCGTGCCTATTTATCTCGTTTTAATTTCTCAGGTTCCGATCAGGAAAAACTTTGTGGAGCACTTTCTGGTGGAGAGCGTAATCGTTTGCATTTAGCTATGGCGCTTAAAGAAGAAGGAAACGTGTTGCTTCTAGATGAGCCTACCAATGATATTGACGTAAATACATTGCGTGCATTAGAAGATGGTTTAAATGATTTTGCTGGTTGTGCAGTGGTTATTTCTCACGATCGTTGGTTCTTAGATCGTATTTGTACTCATATTTTAGCTTTCGAAGGAGATTCTAATGTGTTTTACTTTGAAGGTTCTTATTCAGAGTACGAAGAGAATAAGATTAAACGCCTAGGAGATGTTGGTCCACAACGCATTCGATATCGAAAATTAATTAACGATTAA
- a CDS encoding AAA ATPase central domain protein (COGs: COG0464 ATPase of the AAA+ class~InterPro IPR003593:IPR003959~KEGG: pmz:HMPREF0659_A5347 ATPase, AAA family~PFAM: ATPase, AAA-type, core~SMART: ATPase, AAA+ type, core~SPTR: ATPase, AAA family;~IMG reference gene:2504106814~PFAM: ATPase family associated with various cellular activities (AAA)) produces the protein MKITNYEQNLIQNCSRLDAITNSNGNITNCALAIIENKIEATKLLCKFIERASELKNSHITQIAIATKDSLISFYGHKQLTYMLSKAEIEEDHSTLEELTLQLNQLVGLNNVKSKVNDLIAFQKVQLLRKEKGLHSPKSTMHLAFIGNPGTGKTTVARIVGRIYQKLGLLSKGHFMEVSRTDLIAGYQGQTAHKVKDVIKKAKGGVLFIDEAYSITENDSNDSYGRECLTELTKALEEYRKDLVVIVAGYTDPMKQFFDSNPGLKSRFNTFIEFDNYNANELMDILCYMSEKEDYFLSDRTQEVLKQLLLDTTQSSGKEFANGRFVRNIFESMIMNHARRIAKVESPTMQELKELSENDLPLTL, from the coding sequence ATGAAGATAACTAATTACGAGCAAAACCTGATTCAAAATTGTTCTCGCCTTGATGCGATTACAAATAGTAATGGTAATATTACGAATTGCGCTCTTGCGATAATCGAGAACAAAATAGAAGCGACAAAATTGTTATGCAAATTCATCGAACGAGCATCAGAGTTAAAGAATTCTCATATAACTCAAATCGCTATTGCGACCAAAGATTCACTAATCAGTTTTTATGGTCATAAGCAACTAACTTATATGCTTTCAAAGGCAGAAATAGAAGAAGACCATTCTACCTTAGAAGAATTGACACTCCAATTAAATCAATTGGTTGGTTTGAATAATGTAAAATCAAAGGTAAATGATTTAATTGCTTTTCAAAAAGTTCAATTATTGAGAAAAGAGAAAGGTTTACATTCTCCTAAAAGTACAATGCATTTAGCTTTTATAGGTAATCCTGGTACCGGAAAAACAACTGTTGCCAGAATAGTTGGTAGAATCTATCAAAAGTTAGGTCTCTTGTCAAAAGGTCATTTCATGGAAGTATCAAGAACTGACCTTATTGCTGGTTATCAAGGACAAACGGCACATAAAGTGAAAGATGTCATTAAAAAAGCAAAGGGTGGAGTGTTGTTTATAGATGAAGCATATAGTATTACAGAAAATGACTCTAACGATTCATATGGAAGAGAATGTCTAACAGAATTAACAAAAGCATTGGAAGAGTATCGGAAAGATTTGGTTGTTATCGTAGCTGGCTATACCGATCCCATGAAGCAATTTTTTGATTCAAATCCAGGACTTAAATCTCGATTCAATACATTTATTGAATTTGATAATTATAATGCAAACGAACTCATGGATATTTTATGTTATATGAGTGAAAAGGAGGATTATTTTCTATCAGACAGAACACAAGAAGTTTTGAAGCAGTTACTTTTGGACACAACTCAATCTTCTGGGAAAGAATTTGCAAATGGACGTTTTGTACGCAATATCTTCGAATCAATGATTATGAATCATGCTCGTCGAATTGCTAAAGTAGAATCACCGACAATGCAAGAATTAAAAGAACTATCAGAAAATGATTTACCACTAACTTTATGA
- a CDS encoding hypothetical protein (KEGG: pmz:HMPREF0659_A5349 hypothetical protein~SPTR: Putative uncharacterized protein;~IMG reference gene:2504106816~PFAM: Domain of unknown function (DUF1994)) translates to MNDNKLQLKEWAELDCDTVDFDELESKLDSELEVQLTDLEGLELDKEKIGSPDSIGETVMNIVWEQFINQVGVTEGEDFIKENRGLTLDLRDSSHIQTTEKFAEGKVATHNDKIDYQKRYNDWQSNLQHKEDDSVKTKIDRRSGESVAVLQNNAREYIDKGRPKGTASVHKDHTISAAEIIRDPETNAHLSREEHSNFANSNVNLLDLDASANMSKSDSKMTDWLDSERNGKKPAERFNINEKELRKRDKKARAEYHKRKKEGEQRSIEIGKQSQKEEAFRIGGKALRSVVMGLLASLIKNIIRKLIAWFKAGKRKLSTFIDNVKEAIKSFVSNIKEHLLNAGNTLVTTIATAIVGPVIGMIKKAWIFLKQGYKSIKQAINFIKDPANRNMPFSIKMMEVGKIVIVGLTAGGTIILSEVIEKGLMTIPGFALEIPLLGSLANLTGMFLGALVSGLIGALALNMIDRLISKRLKNENNKQQLDKKNEIIKIQENLIAVTGVQVVNKKVEVVKNIVNRHSDAGKHFNDIKNTISQNTEVSDELHDFTASANEDISNLLDNL, encoded by the coding sequence ATGAACGACAATAAATTACAATTAAAAGAATGGGCGGAATTAGATTGTGATACGGTAGATTTTGACGAACTTGAAAGCAAATTAGATTCTGAACTAGAGGTGCAGCTAACTGATTTAGAGGGCCTTGAACTAGATAAAGAAAAGATTGGGAGCCCTGATTCCATCGGTGAGACTGTAATGAATATTGTTTGGGAACAATTTATAAATCAAGTCGGTGTCACTGAAGGTGAGGACTTTATCAAAGAAAATAGAGGTCTTACATTAGATTTGCGAGACTCTTCACATATCCAAACTACAGAAAAATTTGCAGAAGGCAAAGTCGCAACTCATAATGATAAAATTGATTATCAGAAACGTTATAATGATTGGCAATCAAATCTTCAACACAAAGAAGATGATTCTGTAAAGACAAAAATTGACCGTAGAAGTGGAGAGAGTGTTGCTGTTTTACAAAATAATGCAAGAGAATATATTGATAAAGGGAGACCCAAAGGAACTGCAAGCGTCCATAAAGATCACACCATTTCTGCAGCAGAAATCATTAGAGATCCAGAAACAAATGCTCACTTATCAAGGGAAGAGCACTCGAACTTTGCCAACAGTAATGTAAATCTTTTGGATTTGGATGCTTCCGCTAATATGTCAAAGTCTGATTCTAAAATGACAGATTGGTTAGATTCTGAAAGAAATGGTAAAAAACCAGCAGAAAGATTTAATATAAATGAAAAAGAGCTTCGGAAGCGAGATAAGAAAGCTAGAGCAGAATACCACAAACGTAAAAAAGAGGGAGAACAACGTTCGATAGAGATAGGTAAGCAGTCTCAAAAAGAGGAAGCTTTCCGCATTGGTGGAAAAGCTCTTCGTTCTGTTGTAATGGGATTATTGGCATCTCTTATCAAAAATATTATTCGTAAACTTATAGCATGGTTTAAAGCTGGTAAGAGGAAATTAAGTACTTTTATTGATAACGTAAAAGAGGCTATCAAATCATTTGTCTCAAATATAAAAGAACATCTACTTAACGCGGGAAACACTCTTGTTACTACTATTGCTACAGCAATAGTAGGTCCTGTCATTGGTATGATTAAAAAGGCATGGATTTTTTTGAAGCAAGGGTATAAATCCATAAAGCAGGCGATTAACTTCATTAAAGATCCTGCCAACAGAAATATGCCATTTAGTATCAAAATGATGGAGGTTGGTAAGATTGTTATTGTAGGTTTAACTGCAGGAGGAACAATAATTCTTAGTGAGGTGATTGAAAAAGGTCTGATGACAATACCTGGGTTCGCACTCGAAATCCCATTATTAGGAAGTTTGGCAAATCTTACTGGAATGTTTTTAGGTGCGCTTGTAAGTGGTCTGATAGGAGCTCTTGCTCTTAATATGATAGATAGGTTAATTTCCAAGCGATTAAAAAATGAGAATAACAAGCAGCAATTAGATAAGAAGAATGAAATTATAAAAATTCAAGAAAACCTTATTGCTGTAACAGGAGTTCAGGTTGTAAATAAGAAGGTCGAAGTAGTAAAAAATATAGTAAATAGGCATTCTGATGCAGGTAAACATTTTAATGATATAAAAAATACAATTTCTCAAAACACAGAAGTGTCAGATGAGCTTCATGACTTTACAGCAAGTGCAAACGAAGATATAAGTAATCTTCTTGATAATTTATAA
- a CDS encoding YidE/YbjL duplication (COGs: COG2985 permease~InterPro IPR006512:IPR006037~KEGG: bfs:BF2538 hypothetical protein~PFAM: YidE/YbjL duplication; Regulator of K+ conductance, C-terminal~SPTR: Putative membrane protein;~TIGRFAM: YidE/YbjL duplication~IMG reference gene:2504106818~PFAM: Predicted Permease Membrane Region; TrkA-C domain~TIGRFAM: AspT/YidE/YbjL antiporter duplication domain), with translation MDWFSDLWSGQSISSSILILSVVISIGVALGKVQVKGVSLGVTWTLFIGILFAHFGIHVEANILNLFKDFGLILFIYTVGMLVGPSFFSSFKKDGIRLNLFALIIALLGCVVTYIIYLITDTPIETMMGVMSGAVTNTPGLGVAQQTSLDITGVENPDIAAGYAVAYPSAIIGTIITLLFFYSIFRIKKQDEEKAALEANKQENPARLLSLSVENKSLDGLSVYEIQKLINRNFIISRIKYSDGRINIADANTQLHLGDIIFVVTSEDSASCLIAFIGKEIEVNWDQIDNTYISQEIVVTKSTVNGSTLSELHLRDLGVNITRIYRAGITLVASPSLQLQMGDKVVVVGTQHSVNEVSKRLGNSLKKLNLPNLFQIFIGIAIGIILGSIPLIFPGIPQPVKLGLAGGPLIIAILISRFGPKYKIVTYTTESATLMLREIGIALFLASVGLSVGGSFIDSIVNGGYKWIGYGLLITVIPLLIMGFVVRKIYKMNYFTMCGLMAGAMTDAPALAIVNEMSESGIHSVSYATVYPLTMFMRVLLTQLMLLLII, from the coding sequence ATGGACTGGTTTAGCGATTTATGGTCGGGGCAAAGTATATCTAGCTCCATACTGATTCTTTCTGTTGTTATTTCCATAGGTGTTGCATTAGGCAAAGTACAAGTTAAAGGTGTTTCTTTAGGTGTTACATGGACCCTTTTTATAGGTATATTGTTTGCCCACTTTGGAATTCATGTAGAAGCAAATATTCTCAATTTATTTAAAGATTTTGGTCTGATCCTATTTATATATACGGTTGGGATGCTTGTTGGCCCCAGTTTCTTTTCTTCTTTTAAAAAAGATGGTATCCGCCTAAATCTATTTGCATTAATTATTGCATTACTAGGGTGCGTAGTGACCTATATTATTTATCTGATAACTGATACGCCCATTGAGACAATGATGGGTGTAATGTCTGGTGCGGTAACAAACACTCCTGGCCTAGGTGTAGCACAACAAACTAGCTTAGACATAACGGGTGTTGAAAACCCGGATATTGCAGCAGGATATGCCGTAGCCTACCCATCGGCTATCATAGGAACAATTATTACTTTATTATTCTTTTATTCTATTTTTCGCATTAAGAAACAAGATGAGGAAAAAGCTGCTTTAGAGGCTAACAAACAAGAAAACCCCGCTCGTTTACTATCACTTAGCGTGGAAAACAAATCTCTGGATGGACTGAGTGTTTATGAAATCCAAAAACTGATAAATCGCAATTTCATCATCTCTCGTATTAAATATTCTGACGGCCGAATAAATATAGCAGATGCAAATACACAACTACATCTAGGTGATATCATTTTTGTAGTCACTTCTGAGGACTCAGCCTCTTGCTTAATCGCTTTTATAGGAAAAGAAATAGAGGTAAACTGGGATCAAATAGACAATACGTATATCTCTCAAGAAATAGTTGTTACGAAGTCAACTGTCAATGGATCTACTCTGTCTGAATTGCATCTTAGAGATTTAGGAGTAAATATCACGAGAATATATAGAGCAGGTATCACCTTGGTTGCATCACCTTCTTTACAACTACAAATGGGTGACAAGGTAGTTGTCGTTGGCACTCAGCATTCGGTAAATGAAGTAAGTAAAAGACTAGGTAATTCTCTTAAAAAACTAAACCTACCTAATCTATTTCAAATATTTATAGGAATTGCTATCGGTATTATTTTGGGTAGCATTCCTCTTATTTTTCCAGGTATTCCACAGCCTGTAAAATTAGGCTTGGCAGGAGGACCACTTATTATAGCCATATTGATAAGCCGATTCGGTCCGAAATACAAGATTGTTACCTATACAACAGAAAGTGCCACTTTAATGCTGAGGGAAATAGGGATAGCTTTATTCCTTGCTAGTGTAGGATTAAGTGTAGGGGGCAGTTTTATAGACTCCATCGTTAATGGTGGATATAAATGGATTGGTTATGGTCTTCTGATTACAGTCATTCCACTATTGATAATGGGATTCGTTGTTCGTAAGATATATAAGATGAATTACTTTACAATGTGTGGACTAATGGCTGGAGCCATGACTGATGCACCCGCTTTGGCTATTGTTAATGAAATGAGTGAAAGTGGAATACATTCTGTCAGCTATGCTACAGTATATCCTCTGACCATGTTTATGCGAGTTTTACTCACTCAATTAATGTTATTACTAATCATATAA
- a CDS encoding YidE/YbjL duplication (COGs: COG2985 permease~InterPro IPR006512~KEGG: pdi:BDI_1750 hypothetical protein~PFAM: YidE/YbjL duplication~SPTR: Putative membrane protein;~TIGRFAM: YidE/YbjL duplication~IMG reference gene:2504106813~PFAM: Predicted Permease Membrane Region~TIGRFAM: AspT/YidE/YbjL antiporter duplication domain), giving the protein MGSIPLIFPGIPQPVKLGLAGGPLIIAILISRFGPKYKIVTYTTESATLMLREIGIALFLASVGLSVGGSFIDSIVNGGYKWIGYGLLITVIPLLIMGFVVRKIYKMNYFTMCGLMAGAMTDAPALAIVNEMSESGIHSVSYATVYPLTMFMRVFTHSINVITNHIIR; this is encoded by the coding sequence TTGGGTAGCATTCCTCTTATTTTTCCAGGTATTCCACAGCCTGTAAAATTAGGCTTGGCAGGAGGACCACTTATTATAGCCATATTGATAAGCCGATTCGGTCCGAAATACAAGATTGTTACCTATACAACAGAAAGTGCCACTTTAATGCTGAGGGAAATAGGGATAGCTTTATTCCTTGCTAGTGTAGGATTAAGTGTAGGGGGCAGTTTTATAGACTCCATCGTTAATGGTGGATATAAATGGATTGGTTATGGTCTTCTGATTACAGTCATTCCACTATTGATAATGGGATTCGTTGTTCGTAAGATATATAAGATGAATTACTTTACAATGTGTGGACTAATGGCTGGAGCCATGACTGATGCACCCGCTTTGGCTATTGTTAATGAAATGAGTGAAAGTGGAATACATTCTGTCAGCTATGCTACAGTATATCCTCTGACCATGTTTATGCGAGTTTTTACTCACTCAATTAATGTTATTACTAATCATATAATTCGATAA
- a CDS encoding ornithine cyclodeaminase/mu-crystallin (COGs: COG2423 ornithine cyclodeaminase mu-crystallin homolog~InterPro IPR003462~KEGG: bpy:Bphyt_4907 ornithine cyclodeaminase/mu-crystallin~PFAM: Ornithine cyclodeaminase/mu-crystallin~SPTR: Ornithine cyclodeaminase/mu-crystallin;~IMG reference gene:2504106811~PFAM: Ornithine cyclodeaminase/mu-crystallin family) produces the protein MKYFDIQETKKLLPFTKLVSAIEKAAIDYAKGTISSPTRLVTPIESGVMLAMPASAPDIAMTKLINICPENPSMGLRTINGELIIWDVNTGIPEYILDAPTVTARRTAAVSMLGVKLLAKKTSIFALYGNGDQASNHTEAIAHLYPNSTLYIIGRNMDNATQYCKERENLPLTLIPATQLPDEVDVVITTTTSPTPVYFDMARPERLVIGVGVFQPEKAEIEASVVRNSLIFVDDIQSALEEAGDILQAGVDWNEVLPLTDAIQTDINLLNTSNRPIFFKSVGCAAWDLAACRVAKRILESKTTD, from the coding sequence ATGAAATACTTTGATATCCAAGAGACCAAAAAATTACTTCCCTTTACTAAACTTGTATCAGCAATAGAAAAAGCTGCAATAGACTATGCTAAAGGCACTATTAGTAGTCCTACCCGACTAGTTACTCCCATAGAAAGCGGTGTTATGCTAGCTATGCCTGCAAGCGCTCCCGACATTGCCATGACGAAATTAATCAATATCTGTCCCGAAAACCCCTCTATGGGGCTACGCACGATTAATGGTGAGCTGATTATATGGGATGTAAATACAGGAATACCCGAATACATTTTAGATGCCCCTACTGTTACAGCTAGGCGAACTGCTGCTGTGAGTATGCTTGGAGTAAAACTTCTTGCCAAGAAGACTTCGATCTTTGCCTTATATGGAAATGGAGATCAAGCATCCAATCATACCGAGGCTATAGCTCATTTATATCCTAATTCTACCCTCTATATTATAGGTAGAAATATGGATAATGCTACTCAGTACTGCAAGGAAAGAGAAAACTTACCCTTAACTCTGATTCCTGCTACTCAGTTACCCGATGAGGTAGATGTGGTGATTACCACTACTACTAGTCCAACGCCCGTCTATTTTGATATGGCAAGGCCAGAGCGTTTGGTAATAGGCGTGGGAGTTTTTCAACCCGAAAAGGCAGAAATTGAAGCTTCTGTAGTACGAAATAGTTTGATTTTTGTAGATGATATTCAAAGTGCTTTAGAAGAAGCAGGAGATATTCTTCAAGCAGGAGTAGATTGGAACGAAGTATTACCACTCACGGATGCAATCCAAACAGATATAAATCTACTCAATACTTCGAACCGCCCAATCTTCTTTAAAAGCGTGGGTTGTGCTGCTTGGGATTTAGCTGCTTGTAGAGTAGCTAAAAGAATATTAGAAAGCAAAACGACAGATTGA
- a CDS encoding hypothetical protein (KEGG: pmz:HMPREF0659_A5348 hypothetical protein~SPTR: Putative uncharacterized protein;~IMG reference gene:2504106815) codes for MGKILIKKHKFEDAKEKIKIFSKNLPSNPCFDRVEIDGGLFGLGDHKVTGSEMNTFIGKVQDKFTSVNFSLRNIISEFKEVYNAFDFLDGEYISGIIGSIESAKEASQQASKAQANIKVTVENLKKTVVGLVNLKATVERIEKTINTQKQNVLSYDEITKKLDDNYKIRQIPSFMKTVSTLQTCYTFLLNKQSLIDTDVDKSKNLLSLIKNQEEKSNVLNTIFSQLSSNLHYKDIDTIWNDVEEHKANLAGFHQQVDGFIEKVNQTTERINDDIVTLQQYRFVLESHEHLGDIDTIWSDVEEHKANLAGFHQQVDGFIEKVNQTTERINDDIVTLQQYRFVLESHEHLGDIDTIWSDVEEHKANLAGFHQQVDGFIEKVNQTTERINDDIVTLQQYRSVLESHEHLGDIDTIWSNVEEQKANLAGFHQQVDNFISEIHTSEVGIKESIQRMIESNNAAHQLYDKKIKTAYYIGGTAVFLSILHLIIQAFGVI; via the coding sequence ATGGGCAAGATTTTAATAAAAAAACATAAATTTGAGGATGCAAAAGAGAAAATTAAAATATTCTCTAAAAATCTTCCATCCAATCCTTGCTTTGACCGAGTAGAAATTGACGGTGGACTATTTGGACTTGGAGACCATAAAGTAACAGGCTCTGAGATGAACACTTTTATAGGTAAAGTTCAAGATAAGTTTACATCTGTCAACTTCTCACTTAGGAATATTATTAGTGAATTCAAAGAAGTTTACAATGCTTTTGATTTTCTTGATGGAGAATATATCAGTGGAATTATTGGCTCTATTGAAAGTGCAAAAGAGGCAAGTCAACAAGCATCGAAAGCTCAGGCTAATATTAAAGTGACAGTTGAAAACCTTAAAAAAACAGTTGTAGGGCTTGTTAATCTGAAAGCGACAGTTGAACGTATCGAGAAAACAATAAACACCCAAAAGCAAAATGTTTTGTCATACGATGAAATTACAAAGAAACTAGATGATAATTATAAAATAAGGCAAATACCATCTTTTATGAAAACGGTATCTACCTTACAAACATGCTATACTTTTCTTCTTAATAAACAATCCTTAATTGATACAGATGTTGATAAAAGTAAGAATTTATTATCTCTTATTAAGAATCAAGAAGAAAAAAGTAATGTATTGAACACTATTTTTTCTCAACTATCATCAAATCTTCATTATAAAGATATAGATACTATCTGGAATGATGTAGAGGAACACAAGGCTAACTTGGCTGGTTTTCATCAGCAGGTTGATGGTTTCATAGAAAAGGTCAATCAAACAACGGAACGAATCAATGATGATATTGTTACGTTACAGCAGTACCGCTTTGTACTTGAATCTCACGAACACCTTGGCGATATAGATACTATCTGGAGTGATGTAGAGGAACACAAGGCTAACTTGGCTGGTTTCCATCAGCAGGTTGATGGTTTCATAGAAAAGGTCAATCAAACAACGGAACGAATCAATGATGATATTGTTACGTTACAGCAGTACCGCTTCGTACTTGAATCTCACGAACACCTTGGCGATATAGATACTATCTGGAGTGATGTAGAGGAACACAAAGCTAACTTGGCTGGTTTTCATCAGCAGGTTGATGGTTTCATAGAAAAGGTCAATCAAACAACGGAACGAATCAATGATGATATTGTTACGTTACAGCAGTACCGCTCCGTACTTGAATCTCACGAACACCTTGGCGATATAGATACTATCTGGAGTAATGTAGAGGAACAGAAGGCTAACTTGGCTGGTTTTCATCAGCAAGTTGATAATTTTATCTCAGAAATTCATACTTCTGAAGTCGGAATAAAAGAATCTATTCAGAGGATGATAGAATCAAACAATGCAGCACATCAACTGTACGATAAAAAAATCAAAACAGCCTATTATATAGGTGGAACAGCTGTCTTCCTTTCAATCCTTCATCTTATAATTCAAGCATTCGGAGTAATATGA